From the Methanocella sp. genome, the window TTCATAGTCCGGGTCCATGTCGAACGCCATCTCCGCGTGGTCGCCGATTGAATGAAGGCGGAATATTTCGGTCGATTTCGCTCCCAGATAAAGGTATGCCTTGAGGGCTTTTTCCGCCGCCTGCTGAAAATGGAATAAGGCCAGGTAGAACCTTCCTCTTTTCCTCAGCTCGCCAGCATCATCGAACTCGTCCTTTGCCTGTGTTAGCCACCGTAAGGCTTCTTCCTTAGCCGGCCTTCTCATAGACTACCTTCCCCTTTACGACATTTTGAAGAAACGCGCTTGTCGGCAACCGCTCTCTGAATTCTCTATCGTTATATATGATAAGGTCCGATGCAACTCTTCTTTCAATGGTATCATAGACGATGTCCATCCATTCTTTCCCCGCCCGGGTGGAAGGCATGAGCACAAACAGGTCAAGATCGCTATTTACGTCTACCTCATCCATGGTAAACGACCGAAAACGATGATCTTTAATGCCCCAAGGTTTTTTAGCTGGCTTACTATAGATTCTAAAGCCTCCTGTAGCCTTGCTTTTCTTTCCTTTTTTCTCTCTAAGATTTTATCGAGTTCAGACATACCGGGATCCCTGTTCGAGAATGTTTTTAATAGGATTTAGGCCGTCCCATAAAATATATCCTCATGTTACGAGGGCATGGGAAGGGCTATATAGGTTTTACTCTGATATTTAGCCACAACAATAAGCGGTAATTTTTCTCCTTCATCTTTTACGCTCATGTATCCATGTTAATACAATATTATATGTTCTTATTAACTTAAACGCATACAGTATATCCTATGATTGTATTTCCTGTAAACAAATTAAAGAGAAACTACCAAGATGGCGGCGATACGAATTATCATGTGTAACAATATGCGGTCGTCGAGGCGTTTCGGACTCGCCGGCCGTTCCCGTGGAGTTGATCCCTCCGGTTGGTAACACGAAAGCACGAATTCTTTTATATCCCACGTAAGGGGCACTAAAATCACTAAGGCTCATGCCTTGTGTTCAAAACACGAAACAACCTCCCGAATGAACACCAAACCACCAAAGGATTGAAACACGAGGACGGCATGATCCTTATATTTTATTTTATATGCTTTTTCTAGTGTTTCAATTAATTTAGTGGGGTCCGTGCCCCTTCGAGAGGTTGTTTAGTGTTTTAACGTGAAAGCATCTACTTTAGTGCAGTTCGTGCCCCTTACGTGGGACTAAAAAGTCTTTCGTGTTTTAGTGTTAAAAAACCGAACAAATCAGCGAACGACACAAACAAAGACGAACGATCACATAACAAACACGGAACTACCGGCCTTTGTGGTGAAAAGTACTGTCCTCCGTACACTCCGAGACTTAAAAAGGCATGTTCAACACAGCACTTAGCTTTAAAAATGCTTTGATTGTTATCACTCTTCGACGGCCGGTATCATGACCACGAACCTTGCGCCCTGCGTGTGATCACCAACTACCCGGTCTTCCACCCATACTTTGCCGCCATAGCTGTCCACGAGTGATTTGACGATGTATAACCCCAGGCCCATGCCTCTCGCTTTATTTGAGCCCTTCAATGTCCTATTAAATATCGTGGCCTTTTTATCGTCCGGGATGCCCGGCCCATTATCTTCCACCGCCACCCGACAATATTTAACGCCATTATTGTCCGCGATATCCAGATCTAAAGTGATGCGTGCCTTATCACCCGTATGCTTTATAGCATTAGTTATTAGATTGGCGTATATGTCAAGTAGTAATTCGTTGGCCCTGACCAGGCAATGCTCATGGCAATTAACGTTTAAAATGACACTCTTGTTAGGAAATGCCCCAAATTCCCTTTGTAAATTCGCGAGCAGAGGGATAATATCAATATCCTCTGTCTGAAACTTCCCATCGCGGAGTTTTTGAAGCTTCCTAACGTTGTCTATAAGCTGTGTACTTCTTTTTAAAACCTCGACTGGTTTATCGAGGAGCAATGTCTGTTCCTCGCCCTGCAGCGTGTCCTTCGCCAGCTCAAGGTAGCCTAAAGCGATCTGATGCATATTATTTATATCATGGCCCATAAGGTCGAGATAAAGTTCTGCTTGCATCCTGGCCTCGCTCAACTCCTTTTCCATCTTTTTAATCTCGGTGATATCCTGGTTGATTACGACCGCCCCGATGATGCTCCCCTTGGAGTCTCTCATCGGCGCCGAGGAAACAAGTATCGTGCTGTATAGACCATCGAACCGTTGAATATCCAGCATGAGGCCGATAACGGTCTCGCCTTTTAACGCCCTGGTAGTGGCTCTTTCCTCATTTTTTAAGGACTTATCTGTATCCGTCCGCCACGCCTTATAAACATCAAATTCGTTCCACTTCTTCACCATCGGCGCGGTTCCACCCCATATTTTAACCGCAATTTCATTTTGAACAAGTACGGCTCCCGTCATATCATAAATGAATAATCCTACCGGCAATGCGTCAATGATGGCTTTTAAGCGAGCATACTGCTCATCAACCTCTTTTAACAACCGCTCACGCTCTGCCTCGGCCCGCTTATTCTCAGTAATGTCAATAGCCGTAATAATCCCGGCAGGCGAACCCATAAAATCAAGAAATCCCGCGGAAACGTCTACCCATTTCTCTTCACCGCTTTTTGTTTTTACTTTAACATCATATCGTTGGGGCACTTGTTGGCCCTTGGGCAGATCGAACGCACGGTTTTTAATAAACTCCAGATGGTCGGGGTGTATAAGGTCGAAATAATCAATTGATGATAGCTCTTCTTTTGTATACCCGGAAAGCAGTTCCGCCGCATGGTTAACATAAAGGTTCTTTTTACCCTGATACACGAGGATCGCTGCCGAAGAGGTTTCCGCTAAAACGCTGAACTTTCTCTCGCTCTCCCGCAAAGCCTCCTCGGCCCGTTTGCGTTCGGTGATATCGACGCACATTACAATCACAGCGGGCCTTCCCCCCAATATGGGAACCGTCCAAGAACAATCCAGCCATATTTCCCTCCCATCTTTTCCAATTACCTTGAGTTCGGATCTCGATGGGCCGACCCATCCCTGCTGTCTCGCATTACCTGCCCAGCGGATATATTCCTTTTTTTCTTGAGGCATCACGTCCCAGTACTTTAAATGCTTGCATTCCTCGACCGTATATCCGGCAATCGCAGCGAGCGCCCGATTAATATAAATAATGTCTTCATCCTGGACAAGCAGAATGCCGACATTAGCCGAATCAGCCAACAAATGGAACTTCTCCTCGCTATTCCGCAGCGCCTCCTCGGCCTGCTTGCGTTCACTGATGTCCCTTATCACGCCTACCTGGTAGAGAGGCCGCCTCGCATCATCGTAAACCGTTCTGCCTAATGCCTCAACCCAAAAGGTTTGACCCCCTTTCCCCTGCCACTTAAACTCAGTTGGAAAGCTCTCACCACTCGCCAGGCTCTTCTCGAATTTCCGGGATACGTACTCCCGGCAATCCGGGGTGATGAACTCGAAGATGTTACGAGATAATAATTCTTCAGACTGGTACCCGTATTGAGATATCTGCGGGCTGACAAAGATGATGGCGCCATCAGGCTTGACCACATACACTAAATCAAGAAAGTTCTCTATAAGCGACCAATTCTCTTCCCAGCTATCAGCCGGAGCCCCCGATTTTTGCCCGCTACTCATAGAACCTTTAAGTTTCTGCCACGTGCATTAAAAAAAACCTCTTTAAAACATAAGTAAGATTTATTTATTAAAGAAATTAACGATTAAACCACCAAACTGGAAGCAGGGCTAGCATTTATTATATTAACCACAAAATTTAAAAGTCTAACTTTCAATAATCACTTCTAAACTGCTGGCAGCATGACCACGAACCCACCCTATTGGCCTGACAGAGATTTTTTTTTCTAAAACGCTGCTTTTGGCTGATGCCAATTCAAGCAGGGCTTGGAAGCAGCGCGGCGAAGCCCGTGCACGCTGACAAGACCGGCCCTGAGGTAGGAGCATCCGAAACGCCGAGTAGCCTTGCATCAGCAAGGCGTCGACCCGCTAAAAGAAAAAAGATTTAACCCTTATATTACTCAATGACCTTTGTAGTTCTCGCAATGTTAACCGCCGCCTCACGGGGCAGGTCTTTGTCCCCTAAAATGGTGTACCGCTCTGGCCTGATATTATGGGCTTTAACCAGCGCCTCTATTATATATTTATCATCGATGCCTAGCTCGGCAGCCGTAGTCGGGGCGCCAATAGTCTTTAATGCATCCCTGATGCGCTGCCAGTCGCCGCCGTGCAGGTACATCATCATGATGGTGCCGACGCCGCACTGCTCGCCGTGTAAGGCGGGCTTAGGGGCGATCTGGTCGAGCATGTGGGAGAACTTGTGCTCGCTGCCGCTCGCGGGGGCGGAAGAGCCCGCGATGCTCATGGCGACGCTCGACGAGACGAGGGCCTTGACCACCAGGCGAACGGACTCCTCGAGCCCGGGCTTGATATCCCGGGCGTAATCCAGCACCATGCGGGCGGTCATCTCCGAAAGGGCCGCGGAATACTCGGAAATATAGGTGTTGCGGAGCCTGGCGGCCAGCCGCCAGTCGAGCACCGCCGTGTAATTCGAAATGATGTCGCCGCAGCCCGAGGCGAGCAATCTATACGGCGACTTCATGATGATTCCCGTGTCGGCGATGACGCACAGCGGCGCCTCCGCCTGGTTGGAAACAGACTTGCCGTTCTGGATGATGGATGCCCTGGACGAGGCGATGCCGTCGTGGGAAGCCGCAGTCGGGACGCTGATGAAGTACATGTCGAGCTGTGATGACGCCAGCTTGGCGATGTCGATGGCCTTGCCGCCTCCTACGCCCAGTAAAAATTCGGCGTTGGCGTCCTTCGCGGCCGACTTGGCTTTTTCCACGTTCTCCATCGTAGCGCTCTCGACGATTAAAAAATCGGCCTCGTATCCGTTCTTCCGGAGGCTCTCGGCGACCGCGTCGCCGGCGATGCCCTTCGTGGTCCTGCCCGTGACTATGAGCGCACGGCCCTTGAGGCGCATGGAGCGGCAAATCGGGCCCACGCTCTCCAGGGCGCCGGGCCCTGCGATAACGTTGCGCGGGAGCTGCATCCACTTTTCGCTGTGCTTAGATATATTTATGTCAAGTTCACCCGTATAGACACCCCGATGGATTTCATGGACATAGGCTCATTCATCGCCAAATACTTTATCGACCCTATAATCTACAATGAAGGCTACAACGTCGTAAATACGCTGACCTACGCTATTATCCTTGGTATAAGCCTCTTTGCCATATTAAAGTTAATGGAGTTACTGAAGCTCAAGATAGACGAGCGCCTGATAATGGCGACGGCGCCCTACATCATCCTGGGGGCCTCGCTGCGGAACCTGGAGGACGTCCACCTGCTCTCGCCCCCGCTGAGCTATATGTTCATCACGCCGCTCGTGTACGTGCTGGCGTTCCTCATCACGCTGGCGGTGCTGCTCATCTGCGTCTACCTGGAGAGGTCCGGCCGGGCCGGGGACTACTCGAAGCCGTATTTCTGGGCGGGCATCGCCGGCATCGTCATCGTCTGGGGCACCCTGCTGCTGACGCAGCCGGTGTGGGTCTGGTGGGCGCCGATCGTCGTCATCGCGCTGGCCTTCACCTTCACCGGGGTCATATACCTCATCGCCCGCCGCCTGAAAATAGGCTTCCTCACCATGCCCCTGAACGTCGCCATCCTTGGGGCACACATGTTCGACGCCTCCTCCACGTTCACGGCCGTGGACATCGTGACCGGTTTCGCGGAGAAGCATGTCGTGCCGACGCTGTTCATCGACATCACCCACACGGCCTTCGTCATGTACTTCCTGAAGCTCGCCGTTTTCATACCCGTGATATACCTGATAGAGAAGTATTTCATCGAGGACAAGGATTTATACTACATCCTCAAGTTCGTCCTGCTCGTGCTCGGATTCGGCCCGGGCATCCGCAACACGCTTGAGCTGGTGTTCATCCATGGCTGACCTCCGGCCCCGCATACCCGGCCCTTCCAGTTTCGTGAAGTACGTGAGCGACTCGCGAACATTCATCGGCATCGTGGTCGTGCTCTTCCTCGTCTCCACGGCCGCCGGCTACGCGCTCCCGGGGACGGCGCCCTACATGGCGCAATCGCTCCTCTCCGGCCTCCAGGATAAGGCCAGCCAGCTGACAGGCCAGCCGCCGCTGATAATGGTACTGGGCATCTTCGCCAATAACACCGCGGGTGCACTGGTCGACATGATCTTCGGCCTGGCCGCCGGCGTGTTCCCGCTGTTCTTCATCGTGTCCAACGGCATGGTTATCGGCATAGTGCTGGAGATGATGGTGGCGAAGCTGGGCGCCGGCATGGGCGTGCTCGTCTTCATCGCGGGCATCCTGCCCCACGGCATCTTCGAGCTGCCGGCCATCATCCTGGCCACGGCCATCGGGCTTAAGCTGGGCTTCCACGCCATCCAGTCCCTGCTGAAGATGCAGGACCTGGTCACCGGAGAGCTCGTGAACGCCCTTCTCATATTCCTTTTCTGGATCGTCCCCATGCTGTTCATCGCGGCCGTCATCGAGACGTTCGTCACCGGCGCCCTGGTCGGCTATATGGTCTAAACATCCGTATAAAAATAAAACATAATTATATAATAGTGTAATCTATAATTTAACATACGTCTTTCCTGGAGTAGCGATGCCATTGGATGTGAGGATACCCGGCCCGAGAACATTCCTGCGGTACATCTGGGACCTGAGGCTTTACATACTGGCCGTTATCGTCATTTTCGCCCTGTTTTACGCTTTAGGCTATCTGGCCGCGATTAGCATACCGGACGTCGGCAATACGGTCGTCTCCAGCTTCAAGGGCGAGGTGGCGCCGCTGAAGGAGCAGTCGCCCGCCGGCCTCATGCTCGGGATATTCGCCAATAACGCCCTGAAGTGCCTGCTGGTCATCGTCCTCGGCCTGGCCTTCGGCATCGTGCCCGCGTTCTTCATCCTCGCCAACGGCCTCATCCTGGGCATCGTCATCGGCGTGACCATGGCCCGGACGAGCTTACTATACGTTCTGGCGGGCGTCGTGCCCCACGGCATCATCGAGCTGCCTATGGTGTTCATTTCTGCGGCGATCGGCCTGAAGCTGGGCGCAGACGTGCTCCGGGCGTTACTCGGCAAAAAGGAAGGGCTCTTCGATAAAATAAAAGAAGCCCTCGTCATCTACATCGTCTGGATCTTCCCTCTGCTGTTTTTGGCGGCCTTCGTCGAGACGTACGTCACAGGGACGATTCTCTACGTAATGTTCGGGACCCGTTAATACGGGAAACGCCTTTTTTATCAAGCTCAGCGGCCATTATAGACAAGTATAATTATTAGGAAATACATGGTAATCCAGAGTTTAAGAATAGCTTCACCGTCATTGTAAAGGAAATCGTATGGCCAATCTAGTCGATGAGATCACGAAGCTTAAGGAAACGCGCAGGGCCATCATCCTGGCCCACAACTACCAGCGGGGCGAAGTCCAGGACATCGCCGACTACGTGGGCGATTCCTTCGGGCTGAGCCAGAAGGCCGTCGAGGCCGACGCCGATGTCATCGTTTTTTGCGGCGTGGACTTCATGGCCGAGTCCGCGGCCATCCTGAACCCGGGCAAGGCCGTGCTGAACCCGGCCCCGGAGGCCGGATGCCCCATGGCCCGGATGATCACTGCGGCCGACGTCAGGGCGCTCAAGGCGCAGCACCCGGGCGCCGAAGTCGTCTGCTACGTTAACTCCAGCGCCGACGTCAAGGCCGAGAGCGACGTGTGCTGCACGTCCTCCAACGCCGTCAAGGTCGTCAACTCTCTTCCGGGAGACGAGGTCATATTCGTGCCGGATAAGAACCTGGCCGCTTACACTCAGCGGTTCACCGGCAAAGAGATCCTTCCCTGGCACGGCTACTGCCCCACCCACCAGCTCATCACGGCGGGGGACGTGCTCGTGGCAAAGATGGACCACCCGGGCGCCGAAGTGCTGGCACACCCGGAGTGCCGGCCCGAGGTCATCGACCTGGCGGATAAGGTGTTCTCCACGGACGGCATGATCAAGTACGCCCGGGAGGCAAAAAACGACCTCATCATAGGCACCGAGTCGGGCATTATCCACCGCCTGAAAAAGGAGAACCCGGGCATACGGTACTACCCGCTGTCCTCCTATACCACGTGCCCCAACATGAAGATGAACACGCTGGAGACGGTCCGGGACAGCCTGAGGGACATGAGGACGGAGATACGGATACCGGAAAATATTCGTATCCGCGCAAAAAAAGCACTGGATAGAATGCTGGAAGTGGGCAGGTAACATGGAAGAGGAACAGATCGCGAAAGGGCTCGCCGAGAAGATAGACAGGCTGGCGGCGGGCAGAGAGATCAAGATCATGCACATATGCGGCACGCACGAGTACGCCATCACAAAGAGCGGCATCCGCTCGCTCCTGCCGAAGAACGTGAAAGTTGTCATGGGCCCGGGCTGCCCGGTGTGCGTCACCCCGCAGGCCGAAATAGACGCCGTAGTCGAATTAGCGGAGCAGGGCAAGGTGATATGCACCTACGGCGACCTTTTAAGAGTCCCTGGCACGAAATCCTCCTTATATGATTCGGTGGGCGAGATCCATATCGTCCAGAGCATCAGCCAGGCCGTCGACTATGCCCGGGAACACCCGGACAAGGAGGTCGTGTTCATGGCCGTCGGCTTCGAGACCACGGCGCCCACTACGGCGGCCGTCGTCCTCGCCAGCCCCCCCGATAACTTTTCCATCCTGGTTTCCCACCGCCTGGTGCCCCCGGCCATGAAGTGGCTCTTGCAGCAGGGCGAGGCCAGCCTTTCAGGATTCCTGCTCCCCGGCCACGTCTGCACGATCAGCGGCATTGAGGAGTACGAGCAATTCCACGTGCCCCAGGTCATCGCGGGGTTCGAGCCACTGCAGGTCATGTACGGCCTGTACATGCTGGTCAAACAAATAGCTGAAGGCCGGGCCGAAGTGGAGAACGCATACGCGAGCGTCGTCAAGCGCGAGGGCAACGTCAAGGCAAAGCACATGATGGCCGAGGTCTTCGACGTGTGTGACATCGTCTGGCGGGGCTTCCCCGTCATACCCGAGAGCGGCTTTAAGCTGAAGCCCCAGTTCGAGAAGTACGACGCGCTCAGGAAGTACGGCATCACGCTCAAGCAGGGCCGGGAAACGAAGGGCTGCCTGTGTAACGAGCTTCTCCGCGGCATCAAGGAGCCCACCGACTGTAAGCTCTTCGGCAAGGCGTGCACGCCCCTGAAGCCGGTCGGCGCCTGCATGGTGTCCACCGAAGGCGCCTGCCGCATCTGGTACACGTACGGGCGCGGCGCCAAGATCGTGAAAGAGTAAATTTTCATCCCTTTTTTAGGTCATATTCCAGACTATACCTTTGTGGTAAAACCCATATCAGGACCGTAAAGCGATAAGCAAGTTAAAAAAAGGAGTAAGCGACACCCTTAGAGTGCCGCCTGATACTTTATGAATCCCCAACGGCTATACATATCGTCCAGGCAGAGGCTCAAGCTCCCCTTCGCCTCGATGACGATATAATCGTCATAGACCTGGGTATTATAGCTCTGGAAGCCCATCTTCTCCATCGCTCCCTGCAGCAGCGCCAGGTTCTGCAGGTCCGCGTCCGGTATTGTGGTATTCGTGTGTAAGATCGCGACGTACGAGTACAGGCGGTACGCCGACGTGTTTGACGGGTCGACGGGCCCGATGGCCGCATAGTACCTGTCCGAGTAGGTCAGGTTAGAAGTCGTGCCCACAGTCTCGAACGTCATCCCGCCATTGGATATCTGCTTGTACTTGAGCTCGTCGAACAGGTCCGAATAGTTCTTGTAGGCGCTCGCGTTGCTGCCGAACATCACGTTGATGACCGGCGCCACGTTCTCGATCCGGCCGCTCACAACGGGCACGGTCGAGGGCGTGTAGTAATACATCGAGTTGACCTGTTTCGCGATCACTCCGTTAATATCGTAATAGTCCGGATAGCTCGTGTTGATCTTCGAGGTCCCAAAATCTGTCAGGGACACGAACTGGTCGCTGAAGCTGCCGAAGTGCCCCGCCGGGTATATTGCGAACAGGTCCCGCTTCGGGCTAACGCCGAAGATTTGGGAAGACGGAAGCGAGCCCTTTAGCCAGATATAGCTATCGACGGCATTGCTGAGCACGGAATCGTTCTTCAGGTCCGCGTACCGCGCAAAACCCGCCCCCTGCGGGATGAGGCTGAGGCCGTCCTGGATGCCGCCGAACGCCCTGGTCGTGCTCGAGCTCTGCTCATTATTACCGATGCGGCTGGACCAGTTGCTGCTCGCCACATAGGCGACGACGGTCCCCAGCATGGTCACGACCAGAAACAGCGGTATTATCATCTTTTTCCAGTCCCTCTGCTGTTTCTTGCCCTTCTTCGAAGCGCTTTTGGCTTTTTTACCCTTATCGTTATCCTTCGCCATATAGACCTACGCCTCTAGTGTATAGAAGCCTTAAGATGGCCTTCGTATTTATATTATGCGCAGGCGAAAATAAGGATGGATAAGGACTATAAAAAAAGTAATATACGGGGCTTGCGCCCCATTTTAATCTTAAGCGTACACCGTGTTGGGCGGCGCTAAGGCGACTTCTTCCTTGTGGATGACCTTCTTGATCGCCTTCTCGAAGTCGTCGGCGCTGACCGACTTGCTGCGCCTCCTGATGGCGAACATGCCGGCCTCGGTGACGATGGACTTGATGTCGGCACCGCTGACCTCGGACATCTCCTTGAGAATCTTGGGCACGTCCACGTCGGCGTCCATGGTCATCTTCCGGGTGTGGATCTTGAAGATCGCCTCACGGCCCTTCTCATCGGGCAGGGGGATCTCGATGATACGGTCGAACCGGCCGGGCCTCAGAATGGCCGGGTCCAGCATGTCGATACGGTTCGTGGCCGCCATTATGCGCACGTTGCCCCGGTCGGTGAAGCCGTCCATCTCGGACAGGAGCTGCATCATGGTCCTGTTCACTTCGGCGCTGCCGGTGGTGCCGTCGTGCGTACGCCTTCCGCCCACGGCGTCAAGCTCGTCGATGAAGATGATGCTCGGCGCCTTGTCTCGGGCCATCTGGAACAGGTCACGCACAAGCTGGGCTCCCTCGCCGATGAACTTATGGACGAGCTCGGAGCCCGACATGCGGATAAAGGTCGATTTGGACGCATGCGCCACGGCCTTGGCCAGTAAGGTCTTGCCGGTGCCGGGAGGGCCGTACAGCAGCACGCCCCGGGGCGCCTCGATGCCCACGCTGGCGAACAGCTCGGGCTCGGTGAGGGGCAGCTCGACGGTCTCGACGACCTCGCGGATCTGGTCCTCCAGGCCGCCGATGTCCTCGTAGCTCACGCCGGGGGCCTCGATGACCTCCATGACCCTTGCCCTAACGTCGGCCGGCTTCTCCAGGATCTTAACGATGGCCAGGGAGTTATTTACCGCCACGCGGGTGCCCAGCTCCAGCTTGCCCAGGATCTCGTCCGACGGTTTCGTTAAAACCTCCTGGTTGTTGCCATGCTGGCGTAAAAGGACCATGCCGCCGTCGACGATCTCGATGACGCTGGCGATGAATAAAGGAGTCCTCCTGAGGTGGGCGACCTCCTGCTGGAGCCGCTGGATCTCCTTTAGATTATTACTATTCATGATAGTGGATTCGAAGAGCCGGGATTTGAGCTCCTCGTACTGGAGCTTGAGCAGGTCGAGCTCTTCCTGGATAGATTGCTTCTCCTTTTCGAGGGCCTGGCTCTCAGCCAGCGGCTCCGAGAAAGGTTCAGCGGGAGAATCTGTCTTCGTCATATAAATCACTTTTAACACTAGTGTCTTTTAAATCTTTTGTGGTTTCCGCTTATTTTTTCCGCCTTTATAGCGGAATATCGGTGCAGCAAATTGTTTTCTTAATCTGGGCCTGGGCGATGCGGAGGCAGTTATACGCGTTCGCGAGCCCGCTCTTCAGCGCCGGGGCGTCGCCCGTCCGCCAGTAGCTGTCCATCGCCGCCCTCGTGTCCGGGATGATGGCGTCCGGCCGGCGGGCGAGGCCGTAGTAGCTCTCCACGTAGTCGAGCTCCGCCGAGGGCAGGCTCATGTTCTCCTTGACGAAGGCGCAGGTATCGTGCCGGCGGAGCCGACCGAGCGGCCGCCTCAGCGACGCATACAGCTCCGGATGCTCATTTTTCGCGCGGGCTAATAAATAAGGCACGTCGAAGCCCTCGTCGGGCGAGTCGGAGGCGCCATAGTGGGCGGCCAGCGTGCCTCCATCGAACATATCGAGATAGGCGGCGAAATCCCGCAATATAAGCTTCTCTTCCAGCAGCGTCGGGGCGCCGGCGACGAACAATCTCGTATAGGCCTTGCTGATCGAGCTCAGGTTATTCGTGTGGGCCGCAGCTATTAAGCATATGGCTGATTCCGGGCGCGGGTAGTCCTCCCTGGAGTACGCCATCACGTCCACGGCCACCAGCACGCTGCCCACGAACTCGCCCGAGATACGCAGCGGGTCGATCTCGTACTGCAGGGTCTGGCTCATAAGTAGAGGTATAATGGCTGTGGGCAAAAACGTTACGATAATGACCGCAGTAAAAGTATTGGCATTTCCTCCGGTATATCTTTATAAGGTATCCCGCTAGTTAAGTATAATAGACCGGCGGGGTTTCGCTGGAGGCTACACGCTTGATGAGTAAGGCAAAAAACAGGGAGGACGTCGTAAAGAACATCAGCAGCAGACACTTCATTTTCACGCCTGACGGCTCGGAGATACCCCTCGACCTGACTAAGCCGGAGGAAGTCCTGAAGGCGCTGAAGGACGTGGCATGCCGGCCCCTGGAATCGTACGTCGTATCCGAGGAGCTTAAGATGCCCCCCATGAAGGAGCCGCCATCCATCAAGGCCATGCAGAGCCACGAGCTCGTCGGCTACGAGCCGTCCTCGGACTCGGGCAACTTCCGGTTCTACCCCAAAGGGTATTTAATATTCGAATTGCTGAGGGACTGGGCTTACGATATCGCCGTCAACCGGTTCAAGGCCATCCAGGTGGACTCGCCGCTGCTGTTCGACTGGGACGACCCCCAGATCAAGGAGCAGGCCGGCACGTTCCACGAGAGGCACTATACCGTTAAAACGCCCGATAACCCCGATAAGGAGTTCATCCTGCGTTTCGCGGGCGACTTCGGACTGTTCAAGATAATGAAGGACGCCACCATCAGCTACCGTAATCTGCCGCTCCGCATGTACGAGTTCAGCAACAGCTTCCGGTACGAGCGAGACGGCGAGCTGTCCGGCCTCAAGCGGCTCCGGGCATTCCACATGCCCGACATCCACTGCTTCTGCCGGGACATCGACGAGGGGTGGAACGAGTACCAGGAGCTCTACCGCAATTACGCCGACCTGTGCGACGCCTCAGGCGTCGAGTACGCCGTCGTGTTCCGCATCGTTGATTCTTTTTACCTCCAGAACAAGTCGCGGATCGCCGACCTTGTGAAGTACTCGAACATGCCGGCCTTCGTGGAAGTGCTCAGCGACATGAAGCACTACTGGGCCGTCAAGAACGAGTTCCAGGGCGTGGATTCGACGAGAAGCTGCATCCAGCTGTCGACCGTGCAGCTCGACGTCAAGGACGCCGCCGTCTACGGCATCGACTACACGGACAGCGACGGAAAGAAAAAAGGCTGCATCATCTGCCATTCGAGCATCGGCAGCATCGAGCGCTGGTACTACTCCATACTGGAGGAGGCACTGAAGAGGGAGACGCCCACGCTGCCGATCTGGCTCTCGCCCACGCAGGTACGCATCATACCAGTCTCGGAGAAGCAGCTCAACTATTGTAAGTATCTGGACATCGACGGCGTGCGCCTGGACGTGGACGACGGCGACGATACGC encodes:
- the nadA gene encoding quinolinate synthase NadA, producing the protein MANLVDEITKLKETRRAIILAHNYQRGEVQDIADYVGDSFGLSQKAVEADADVIVFCGVDFMAESAAILNPGKAVLNPAPEAGCPMARMITAADVRALKAQHPGAEVVCYVNSSADVKAESDVCCTSSNAVKVVNSLPGDEVIFVPDKNLAAYTQRFTGKEILPWHGYCPTHQLITAGDVLVAKMDHPGAEVLAHPECRPEVIDLADKVFSTDGMIKYAREAKNDLIIGTESGIIHRLKKENPGIRYYPLSSYTTCPNMKMNTLETVRDSLRDMRTEIRIPENIRIRAKKALDRMLEVGR
- the hypD gene encoding hydrogenase formation protein HypD, with the translated sequence MEEEQIAKGLAEKIDRLAAGREIKIMHICGTHEYAITKSGIRSLLPKNVKVVMGPGCPVCVTPQAEIDAVVELAEQGKVICTYGDLLRVPGTKSSLYDSVGEIHIVQSISQAVDYAREHPDKEVVFMAVGFETTAPTTAAVVLASPPDNFSILVSHRLVPPAMKWLLQQGEASLSGFLLPGHVCTISGIEEYEQFHVPQVIAGFEPLQVMYGLYMLVKQIAEGRAEVENAYASVVKREGNVKAKHMMAEVFDVCDIVWRGFPVIPESGFKLKPQFEKYDALRKYGITLKQGRETKGCLCNELLRGIKEPTDCKLFGKACTPLKPVGACMVSTEGACRIWYTYGRGAKIVKE
- a CDS encoding proteasome-activating nucleotidase produces the protein MTKTDSPAEPFSEPLAESQALEKEKQSIQEELDLLKLQYEELKSRLFESTIMNSNNLKEIQRLQQEVAHLRRTPLFIASVIEIVDGGMVLLRQHGNNQEVLTKPSDEILGKLELGTRVAVNNSLAIVKILEKPADVRARVMEVIEAPGVSYEDIGGLEDQIREVVETVELPLTEPELFASVGIEAPRGVLLYGPPGTGKTLLAKAVAHASKSTFIRMSGSELVHKFIGEGAQLVRDLFQMARDKAPSIIFIDELDAVGGRRTHDGTTGSAEVNRTMMQLLSEMDGFTDRGNVRIMAATNRIDMLDPAILRPGRFDRIIEIPLPDEKGREAIFKIHTRKMTMDADVDVPKILKEMSEVSGADIKSIVTEAGMFAIRRRSKSVSADDFEKAIKKVIHKEEVALAPPNTVYA
- a CDS encoding aminoacyl--tRNA ligase-related protein, yielding MSKAKNREDVVKNISSRHFIFTPDGSEIPLDLTKPEEVLKALKDVACRPLESYVVSEELKMPPMKEPPSIKAMQSHELVGYEPSSDSGNFRFYPKGYLIFELLRDWAYDIAVNRFKAIQVDSPLLFDWDDPQIKEQAGTFHERHYTVKTPDNPDKEFILRFAGDFGLFKIMKDATISYRNLPLRMYEFSNSFRYERDGELSGLKRLRAFHMPDIHCFCRDIDEGWNEYQELYRNYADLCDASGVEYAVVFRIVDSFYLQNKSRIADLVKYSNMPAFVEVLSDMKHYWAVKNEFQGVDSTRSCIQLSTVQLDVKDAAVYGIDYTDSDGKKKGCIICHSSIGSIERWYYSILEEALKRETPTLPIWLSPTQVRIIPVSEKQLNYCKYLDIDGVRLDVDDGDDTLSKKIARASMEWVPYVAVVGDKEVESGLFSVSIRESGRRVSMTKDELAREVKKSCAGRPYRPLPLPKLLSQRPVFR